The Lemur catta isolate mLemCat1 chromosome 8, mLemCat1.pri, whole genome shotgun sequence genome has a segment encoding these proteins:
- the CD28 gene encoding T-cell-specific surface glycoprotein CD28 isoform X2 translates to MMIRLLLALNLFPSFQVTGNKILVKQSPMLVVYNNLVNLSCKYTYNLFSKEFRASLYKGVDSAVEVCVVYGNYSHQLQFHSNTGFNCDGKLGNESVTFYLRDLYVNQTDIYFCKIEVMYPPPYLDNEKSNGTIIHVKEKYFCPEPQFPESSKPFWALVVVGGILAFYSLLVTVALCTCWNVVSTSST, encoded by the exons gaaacAAGATTTTGGTGAAGCAGTCACCCATGCTTGTGGTGTATAACAATTTGGTCAACCTTAGCTGCAAGTATACCTATAACCTCTTCTCAAAGGAGTTCCGGGCCTCCCTGTATAAAGGAGTCGACAGTGCCGTGGAAGTCTGTGTTGTGTATGGGAATTACTCCCATCAGCTTCAGTTTCACTCAAACACGGGGTTCAACTGTGATGGGAAATTGGGCAACGAATCAGTGACATTCTACCTCCGGGATTTGTACGTTAACCAAACAGATATTTACTTCTGCAAAATCGAGGTCATGTATCCTCCTCCTTACCTAGACAACGAGAAGAGCAATGGAACCATTATCCATGTGAAAG agaaatatttttgtcCAGAACCCCAATTTCCTGAGTCTTCTAAGCCCTTCTGGGCACTGGTGGTGGTCGGTGGAATCCTGGCTTTCTATAGCTTGCTGGTGACAGTggccctttgcacttgctgg AATGTTGTGTCTACAAGCAGCACCTGA
- the CD28 gene encoding T-cell-specific surface glycoprotein CD28 isoform X1 encodes MMIRLLLALNLFPSFQVTGNKILVKQSPMLVVYNNLVNLSCKYTYNLFSKEFRASLYKGVDSAVEVCVVYGNYSHQLQFHSNTGFNCDGKLGNESVTFYLRDLYVNQTDIYFCKIEVMYPPPYLDNEKSNGTIIHVKEKYFCPEPQFPESSKPFWALVVVGGILAFYSLLVTVALCTCWMRSRRSRLLQSDYMNMTPRRPGPTRKHYQPYAPARDFAAYRS; translated from the exons gaaacAAGATTTTGGTGAAGCAGTCACCCATGCTTGTGGTGTATAACAATTTGGTCAACCTTAGCTGCAAGTATACCTATAACCTCTTCTCAAAGGAGTTCCGGGCCTCCCTGTATAAAGGAGTCGACAGTGCCGTGGAAGTCTGTGTTGTGTATGGGAATTACTCCCATCAGCTTCAGTTTCACTCAAACACGGGGTTCAACTGTGATGGGAAATTGGGCAACGAATCAGTGACATTCTACCTCCGGGATTTGTACGTTAACCAAACAGATATTTACTTCTGCAAAATCGAGGTCATGTATCCTCCTCCTTACCTAGACAACGAGAAGAGCAATGGAACCATTATCCATGTGAAAG agaaatatttttgtcCAGAACCCCAATTTCCTGAGTCTTCTAAGCCCTTCTGGGCACTGGTGGTGGTCGGTGGAATCCTGGCTTTCTATAGCTTGCTGGTGACAGTggccctttgcacttgctgg ATGAGGAGTAGGAGGAGCAGGCTCCTTCAGAGTGACTACATGAACATGACTCCGCGGCGGCCCGGGCCCACCCGCAAACACTACCAGCCCTACGCCCCGGCCCGCGACTTTGCGGCCTACCGCTCCTGA